Proteins from a single region of Hymenobacter aquaticus:
- a CDS encoding LytR/AlgR family response regulator transcription factor, which produces MISCLIVDDEQGAIDILKTFIDKTPFLTLAGSTSNPLEALGIVQAQAIDLIFLDIHMPQISGLDFMRLLDGKSRVILTTAYSEFALDGFELNALDYLLKPISFERFLKAAQKALNTSMDSTARWQSAEKEDDYIFVKTESKGKMTKVNFDEIVFVEGMKNYVSINTTEDRIITLLNIKDLEDRLPPKNFMRVHKSYIVSLNKIKALDGNQILFKDMKAYVPLGETYRTAFFEALQEKVMGGRK; this is translated from the coding sequence ATGATTTCCTGCCTGATAGTAGATGACGAACAAGGTGCCATTGACATCCTCAAAACGTTCATCGACAAGACGCCCTTTCTGACCCTGGCGGGTAGCACCAGCAACCCGCTGGAGGCGCTGGGCATCGTGCAGGCTCAGGCCATCGACCTGATTTTTCTGGACATTCACATGCCCCAGATTTCCGGCCTCGACTTTATGCGCCTGCTCGACGGCAAGAGCCGCGTGATTCTGACCACGGCCTACAGCGAGTTTGCCCTCGACGGCTTCGAGCTGAATGCCCTCGACTACTTACTGAAGCCTATTTCCTTCGAGCGTTTCTTGAAAGCGGCCCAGAAGGCGCTAAACACCTCGATGGACTCGACCGCCCGTTGGCAGTCGGCCGAAAAGGAAGACGACTACATCTTCGTCAAGACCGAAAGCAAGGGCAAGATGACCAAGGTGAACTTCGACGAAATCGTGTTCGTGGAAGGCATGAAAAACTACGTTTCCATCAACACCACCGAGGACCGCATCATTACCCTACTCAACATCAAGGACTTAGAGGACCGCCTGCCGCCCAAAAACTTCATGCGGGTGCACAAGTCCTACATCGTATCCTTGAACAAAATCAAGGCGCTGGATGGCAACCAGATTCTGTTCAAGGATATGAAAGCGTACGTGCCGCTGGGCGAAACCTACCGCACGGCCTTTTTCGAGGCGCTGCAGGAAAAAGTGATGGGCGGCCGCAAGTAG
- a CDS encoding lanthionine synthetase LanC family protein, which translates to MVTPYLSSLHKDKDSLIASWQAVHGAIAGSPGRGATVADLLGYSVYYYTVYRTFGHGTDLALSRELLGQLLQLLAQTTRAVWTTTLLDQVTALAWLQAELARYPAATARPAGSELAQLDAALLAEAGALQAAATAESRPRFLRIMLYFYLRNRQQLPTGHWPQMLTMLTALINAPDSDFWFPFGEANTASPKPERTTALGLADGLAGELLLLIQLYEADGQLAGIRQQVRQGILYILSTKREVDFSEQKYAIFPAHVGGRQQEAAFDNELSWSHGDMGQSWLLYKSFELLQDAELPRLAELVGLNTLLRTDVRSTAVTSSRFDSGAAGVAHLYRKLFLASGHEAYRKGYAYWLTQTRSWLTHELPNGFYGHREGDLRQGLVGVGLVLLSAISEEELGWDRFLL; encoded by the coding sequence ATGGTTACGCCTTATCTATCGTCACTACATAAGGATAAGGACAGCCTTATTGCCAGCTGGCAGGCAGTGCACGGTGCTATTGCCGGCTCGCCGGGCCGGGGCGCCACCGTCGCCGATCTGCTGGGCTACTCCGTATATTACTACACCGTCTACCGGACATTCGGCCACGGCACCGACCTGGCGCTGAGCCGCGAGTTGCTGGGCCAGTTGTTGCAGCTGCTGGCCCAGACCACCCGGGCCGTCTGGACCACGACCCTGCTCGACCAGGTAACGGCGCTGGCGTGGCTGCAAGCCGAGCTGGCGCGCTACCCGGCGGCTACTGCCCGCCCCGCCGGCAGTGAGCTCGCGCAGCTGGATGCGGCCCTGCTGGCCGAAGCCGGGGCCTTGCAGGCCGCTGCCACGGCCGAAAGCCGGCCCCGGTTTCTGCGCATCATGCTGTATTTTTACCTGCGAAACCGCCAGCAGCTCCCGACCGGGCATTGGCCGCAGATGCTGACGATGCTCACGGCCCTGATCAACGCGCCGGATTCCGACTTCTGGTTTCCTTTTGGCGAAGCAAATACCGCTTCCCCGAAACCGGAGCGCACTACCGCCCTGGGGCTGGCCGATGGACTGGCCGGTGAGTTGCTGCTGCTGATTCAGCTCTACGAGGCCGATGGCCAGCTAGCCGGCATCAGGCAGCAGGTGCGGCAGGGCATCCTCTACATTCTTTCGACCAAGCGGGAAGTTGACTTCTCGGAGCAGAAATACGCCATTTTTCCCGCGCACGTAGGTGGTCGGCAGCAGGAAGCCGCCTTCGACAATGAACTCAGCTGGAGCCACGGCGACATGGGACAGTCGTGGCTGCTCTACAAAAGCTTTGAGCTGCTACAGGACGCGGAGCTGCCGCGGCTGGCCGAGCTGGTGGGCCTCAACACGCTGCTCCGCACCGACGTGCGGTCGACGGCCGTTACCAGCTCCCGCTTCGATTCGGGGGCGGCGGGGGTGGCGCATCTCTATCGGAAGCTGTTTCTGGCCAGTGGCCACGAAGCCTACCGCAAGGGCTATGCCTACTGGCTAACCCAAACCCGCAGCTGGCTGACCCACGAGCTGCCCAACGGCTTCTACGGCCACCGCGAAGGCGACCTGCGGCAGGGCCTGGTCGGGGTCGGGCTGGTGCTGCTTTCGGCCATCAGCGAAGAAGAGCTGGGCTGGGACCGGTTTCTGCTGTAG
- a CDS encoding T9SS type A sorting domain-containing protein, with protein MMKKILSIGLLCLGLFQTPAVAHKEWVHQYMVKQSYLYLEQQIGAIPALRDAIGLNYHGKGNDAQPFNNSYPIGVGAWREDSEDPIYHYDLGHGGFTPSITHFWDADNPNENYESVPLNIGYTSKAPNAWEKARVYLFCQDRNGAHDVTIPFVMPGVGYLRNYIITYTSLPELYKGNYYLEGISNADGSGRINYYHQPQFNQAFGKPVALQILGRVAHLLGDMSVPAHTHSHLHPCPANRPDHYENDMGNTYYSNNNLNKCEKDPGGSYPAYSWTAATAAQQGGLLTDIHCMASARDKAKFLFYTMNQLADFFPSGVNYSDMGTFSRGGDQSFQRGDTNLSQGSNAYINSIYSSFGWTSPGSINTGQIANVSFNFSIRAVATLFQWFAYEAGIISDLKNQQIANYSGSDLLCGGANAFLDATSIPVGTNVTWSVEPSSRATGSWFQGPMGRPIFNVTATPDAQGPFTVKATYWSTDGCYAGPVTLTHEMWNGGPDVNILYESEVYGGLVCPGSNINLGAGISRPDLEGNVSYEWTVDNATFTYGYGSGPDVSITAPGGYNQMFTVWCTATNGCRSTTTGRTYMTANENGINGMACVMYKPGKVATAGSAAAPASAALEVFPNPSNTGFELVVPAGALLQKTGSTAPATLAYTLRDNLGRVVAQGTRPNPSAKIQIDTRELPAGVYSLSCTVGGQTFHKRVQVLH; from the coding sequence ATGATGAAGAAAATTTTATCCATCGGATTACTATGTCTGGGCCTGTTCCAGACGCCCGCCGTGGCCCACAAGGAGTGGGTGCACCAGTACATGGTGAAGCAGTCGTACCTGTATCTGGAGCAGCAGATCGGGGCTATTCCGGCCCTGCGGGACGCCATCGGGCTCAATTATCACGGCAAGGGCAACGATGCCCAGCCCTTTAACAACAGCTACCCCATTGGCGTGGGTGCCTGGCGCGAAGACTCGGAAGACCCGATTTACCACTACGACCTGGGCCACGGGGGCTTTACGCCGTCCATCACCCACTTCTGGGATGCCGACAATCCGAACGAGAACTACGAGTCGGTGCCGCTCAACATCGGCTACACCTCGAAAGCGCCCAACGCCTGGGAAAAAGCCCGCGTGTACCTGTTCTGCCAGGACCGTAACGGGGCCCACGACGTTACTATTCCCTTCGTGATGCCCGGCGTAGGCTACCTGCGCAACTACATCATCACCTATACTTCCCTGCCCGAGCTTTACAAGGGCAACTACTACCTGGAAGGCATCAGCAATGCCGACGGGAGCGGCCGAATCAACTACTACCACCAGCCGCAGTTCAACCAGGCCTTCGGCAAGCCCGTGGCGCTCCAGATTCTGGGCCGCGTGGCCCACCTGCTCGGCGACATGAGCGTGCCGGCCCATACCCATTCGCATCTGCACCCGTGCCCGGCCAACCGCCCCGACCACTACGAGAATGATATGGGCAACACCTATTATTCGAACAACAACCTGAACAAGTGCGAGAAAGACCCCGGCGGAAGTTATCCGGCCTACAGCTGGACGGCTGCTACCGCCGCGCAGCAGGGTGGTCTGCTGACTGACATCCACTGTATGGCCAGTGCCCGGGACAAAGCCAAGTTCCTGTTCTACACGATGAACCAGCTGGCGGATTTCTTTCCCAGCGGGGTGAACTACAGCGACATGGGAACTTTCAGCCGTGGGGGCGACCAGTCTTTCCAGCGGGGTGATACCAATTTGTCGCAGGGCTCAAACGCCTACATCAACAGCATATACAGCTCCTTCGGCTGGACGTCGCCCGGCTCCATCAACACCGGCCAGATTGCCAACGTCAGCTTCAACTTCAGCATCCGGGCCGTGGCCACGCTCTTCCAGTGGTTTGCCTATGAGGCCGGCATCATTTCGGACCTGAAAAACCAGCAGATTGCCAACTACTCCGGCTCCGACCTGCTGTGCGGCGGGGCCAATGCCTTTCTCGATGCCACGTCGATTCCCGTGGGCACGAACGTTACGTGGTCTGTCGAGCCCAGCAGCCGGGCGACGGGCAGCTGGTTCCAGGGCCCCATGGGCCGGCCCATCTTCAACGTGACGGCCACGCCCGACGCGCAGGGCCCTTTCACGGTGAAGGCCACCTACTGGAGCACCGACGGCTGCTACGCCGGCCCCGTAACGCTGACCCACGAGATGTGGAACGGCGGCCCCGACGTGAACATCCTCTACGAAAGCGAGGTATACGGCGGCTTGGTGTGTCCGGGCTCCAACATAAACCTGGGCGCGGGTATTTCCCGGCCCGATCTGGAGGGTAACGTATCCTACGAGTGGACGGTGGACAATGCCACCTTTACCTACGGCTACGGTAGTGGCCCCGACGTCTCCATTACGGCCCCCGGCGGCTACAACCAGATGTTTACGGTGTGGTGCACGGCCACCAACGGCTGCCGCTCCACCACCACCGGCCGCACCTACATGACGGCCAACGAAAACGGCATCAACGGTATGGCCTGCGTGATGTACAAACCCGGCAAGGTTGCAACTGCCGGTTCCGCTGCCGCGCCGGCCAGTGCCGCGCTGGAAGTATTCCCCAACCCCAGCAATACGGGCTTCGAACTGGTAGTGCCAGCGGGGGCCCTGCTGCAAAAGACCGGCAGTACCGCGCCGGCTACCCTGGCCTACACCCTGCGCGACAACCTGGGCCGCGTTGTCGCCCAGGGCACCCGCCCGAATCCCAGTGCCAAAATTCAGATTGATACCCGCGAGCTGCCGGCCGGCGTGTATTCTCTGTCGTGCACCGTGGGTGGGCAAACGTTCCACAAGCGGGTGCAGGTGCTGCACTAA
- the pruA gene encoding L-glutamate gamma-semialdehyde dehydrogenase, which yields MANGFFNVPAPINEPVKGYAPNSPERVELLKTLKELKQQERDIPMHIGGQEVRTGKTQRLTPPHDHQHVLAQFHEGDASHVQQAIDAALAARPLWAEMPWEHRAAIFLKAADLLAGPYRARINAATMLGQSKNAFQAEIDAACELIDFFRFNVHFMQQIYQQQPESLPGMWNRLEHRPLEGFVFALTPFNFTSIAANLPASVAMMGNVVVWKPANTQIYSAQVLMELFKEAGVPDGVINLVYVDGPTAGEVIFKHRDFAGIHFTGSTGVFQNIWKTIGENISNYKSYPRIVGETGGKDFILAHPSAHAKAVAVGISRGAFEYQGQKCSAASRVYLPSNLADEILGYVKEDLASFKMGDVEDFSNFINAVIDEKSFDKLAKYIDGAKADANAEIVAGGGYDKSKGYFIEPTVIVTKDPKYVTMCEELFGPVVTVHIYDADKFEEVLELVDTTSPYALTGAIFSQDRYAIDHASKKLVHAAGNFYINDKPTGAVVGQQPFGGARASGTNDKAGSLLNLLRWVSPRAIKETFVPVTDYRYPFLGSEPKEDLNRDKGL from the coding sequence ATGGCTAACGGCTTTTTCAACGTCCCTGCCCCGATCAACGAACCCGTCAAAGGGTATGCCCCCAACTCGCCGGAGCGCGTGGAGCTGCTCAAAACGCTGAAGGAGCTCAAGCAGCAGGAGCGCGACATTCCGATGCACATCGGCGGCCAGGAAGTGCGCACCGGCAAGACCCAGCGCCTCACCCCGCCCCACGACCACCAGCACGTGCTGGCCCAGTTTCACGAGGGCGACGCCAGCCACGTGCAGCAGGCCATCGACGCGGCCCTGGCTGCCCGCCCGCTGTGGGCCGAAATGCCCTGGGAGCACCGCGCCGCCATCTTCCTGAAAGCCGCCGATTTGCTGGCCGGCCCTTACCGGGCGCGCATCAACGCGGCCACCATGCTGGGCCAGAGCAAGAATGCCTTCCAGGCCGAAATCGACGCCGCCTGCGAGCTGATCGACTTCTTCCGGTTCAATGTGCACTTCATGCAGCAGATCTACCAGCAGCAGCCCGAGAGCCTGCCCGGTATGTGGAACCGCCTGGAGCACCGCCCGCTGGAGGGCTTCGTGTTTGCCCTCACGCCCTTCAACTTCACCTCCATTGCCGCCAACCTGCCCGCCTCAGTGGCCATGATGGGCAACGTGGTGGTGTGGAAGCCAGCCAACACCCAGATCTACTCGGCCCAGGTGCTGATGGAGCTGTTCAAGGAAGCCGGCGTACCCGACGGCGTTATCAACCTGGTGTACGTGGACGGCCCCACCGCTGGCGAGGTCATCTTCAAGCACCGCGACTTTGCCGGCATCCACTTCACCGGCTCCACCGGCGTGTTCCAGAACATCTGGAAAACCATCGGCGAGAACATCAGCAACTACAAGAGCTACCCGCGCATCGTGGGCGAAACCGGCGGCAAGGACTTCATCCTGGCCCACCCCTCGGCGCACGCCAAGGCCGTGGCCGTGGGCATCAGCCGGGGCGCGTTTGAATACCAAGGGCAGAAATGCTCGGCCGCCTCGCGAGTGTACCTGCCCTCGAACCTGGCCGACGAAATCCTGGGCTACGTGAAGGAAGACCTGGCCTCGTTCAAAATGGGCGACGTGGAGGACTTCTCCAACTTCATCAACGCCGTTATCGACGAGAAATCCTTCGATAAGCTCGCCAAGTACATCGACGGCGCTAAGGCCGATGCCAACGCCGAAATCGTGGCCGGCGGCGGCTACGACAAGTCGAAGGGCTACTTCATCGAGCCCACCGTCATCGTAACCAAGGACCCCAAGTACGTGACCATGTGCGAGGAGCTGTTCGGCCCCGTGGTGACGGTGCACATCTACGACGCCGACAAGTTCGAAGAAGTGCTGGAGCTGGTGGACACGACCTCGCCCTACGCCCTCACCGGCGCCATCTTCTCCCAGGACCGCTACGCCATCGACCACGCCTCGAAGAAGCTGGTGCACGCGGCCGGCAACTTCTACATCAACGACAAGCCCACCGGCGCGGTAGTGGGCCAGCAGCCCTTCGGCGGGGCCCGCGCCTCCGGTACCAACGACAAGGCCGGCTCCCTGCTGAACCTGCTGCGTTGGGTGTCGCCGCGCGCCATCAAGGAAACCTTCGTGCCGGTGACGGATTACCGGTATCCCTTCCTGGGCTCCGAGCCCAAGGAGGATCTGAACCGCGACAAGGGCCTGTAG
- a CDS encoding sensor histidine kinase — protein sequence MLQAMLFYVNSLVLLPRFFARRAYLTYAVSLVLLMAVFGVLRYCATVYLLPLMTDNLVYSFTTPKLFWGVALYRAIYFILLSLGYWFSRNAIQLEKQKRAQEQELRNTERSLMEANLAFLKSQINPHFLFNALNFLYAQAYPHSESTAKGILLLSDIMRYALKDDDNNGKVMLEKEVQHIHNYIAINQLRFSNRLQIEFEVAGSVQFLMILPLVLITFVENCFKHGELHDPQNPLRIQVRTENNRLYFRTHNKKRNGPKEKTTGIGLVNTQKRLDLVYADRYTLAVTNEPEFYTCQLTIDL from the coding sequence ATGCTGCAGGCTATGCTGTTCTACGTCAACAGCTTAGTATTACTGCCCCGCTTCTTTGCCCGCCGGGCTTACTTGACCTATGCCGTAAGCCTGGTACTGCTTATGGCCGTTTTTGGCGTGTTGCGCTACTGCGCTACCGTCTACCTCCTACCGCTGATGACGGATAACTTGGTGTATTCCTTTACAACGCCCAAGCTGTTCTGGGGCGTGGCATTGTACCGGGCCATCTACTTTATCCTGCTTAGTCTGGGCTACTGGTTTTCCCGCAATGCCATTCAACTGGAAAAGCAGAAGCGCGCCCAGGAGCAGGAGCTGCGCAATACTGAGCGCAGCCTGATGGAAGCCAACCTGGCCTTCCTGAAAAGCCAGATCAACCCGCACTTTCTCTTCAATGCCCTGAACTTCCTGTACGCGCAGGCCTATCCTCACTCCGAAAGCACCGCCAAGGGCATTCTGCTCTTGTCCGACATTATGCGCTACGCCCTCAAGGACGATGATAATAACGGAAAGGTGATGCTGGAAAAGGAGGTTCAACACATACATAACTATATTGCGATAAATCAGCTGCGGTTCAGCAATCGGCTGCAAATCGAATTTGAGGTAGCCGGCAGCGTGCAGTTTCTGATGATTTTGCCGCTGGTGCTGATCACCTTCGTGGAAAACTGTTTTAAGCATGGCGAACTGCACGACCCGCAAAACCCGTTGCGCATCCAGGTGCGCACCGAAAACAACCGCCTGTACTTCCGGACGCACAACAAAAAGCGCAACGGCCCCAAGGAAAAGACCACCGGTATCGGACTTGTGAATACCCAGAAAAGGTTAGACCTTGTTTATGCCGACCGTTATACCCTGGCCGTAACCAACGAGCCCGAGTTCTACACCTGCCAACTCACCATTGACCTCTAA
- a CDS encoding lantibiotic dehydratase, with protein sequence MIQQLYHFHPQLILRTPAQPFDSNFDAATLQSRLTDAAFMEALYLASPDLCQECQKWQSGELTDPKKIEKLQGTLARYYARMTSRCTPFGLFAGCSVVNWGEESRIELASQHNTRHTRLDMHYLCALAFQLSEMDVVKQRIRYFPNTSLYQIGEEIRYIEYHYQQEERVHQISSAAASPYMQQVIDGCQAGLTRLAIAHLLTDDDNELAEALEYVDELIRAQVLISELEPTVTGPEFYHHIQAVLSRLNESAPDASLQALQQVLQHVQEHLDALDQNPANPAAAYQQIVRVLEPLGIPIQKNKLFQTDSIRGVTSTSALGRHVQQELLQALEVLRHITSPSKNERLENFKERFHARYEGQAVPLLEALDNESGLRYSDFGKSTYSPLVHDLALAAQGGPGRALRQNEVQHFMYQKLREADRNRQYSVAITRDEVRHFPHSAVPLPPSVPIMFRVLDEGQLLLETVGGSSAVNLLGRFAHADSGIEQVIRDITTQEQAQNPAVRFAEICHLPVSRVGNILMRPAFRELEIPYLAQSGAPASGQVRLQDLLLSMQGNQLVLRSRLTNQIIVPRLSTAHNYSKYALPVYEFLCDLQTQGLQPSLGFSWTSVSLYARFLPRLTYQNVILQAASWQFDKADLEPLLVASAAEAALRFQEFRNRWQLPRFFTLADGDNELLVDAENDTTVQVWLDAIRRRPSIKLKEFLLATDTSPVRDAAGRAYAHQLVALLVRDAPCYTSRGKTDVGEQPGVAREFSLGSEWLYYKFYCGQKVADRILTEVIRPLTEELLSQGLIDKWFFIRYADPDNHIRLRLHLPDVKRIGEIVYLVNTFVQPCTNNGYIWKTQIDTYRRELERYGHRTMELSESLFFEDSRAVLTILEEAGNDDNATPWIWGLRQINALLDAFDCTLPQKLALLHGLKESFAQEFGMDKTLKLQLDAKYRSFRSAIQRTLHEEDFLGAANRHMRTIACQINEVERQGELDVDKGQLLGSYIHMLLNRLIPVDARLHEMVLYDFLHRQYQSQQAMQKVG encoded by the coding sequence ATGATCCAACAGCTCTACCATTTCCACCCCCAGTTGATCTTACGCACCCCCGCCCAGCCCTTCGACAGCAACTTTGATGCCGCCACGCTGCAAAGCCGGCTCACGGATGCGGCCTTCATGGAGGCGCTGTACCTGGCCTCCCCGGATTTGTGCCAGGAATGCCAGAAATGGCAAAGCGGGGAGCTGACCGACCCCAAGAAAATCGAGAAGCTGCAGGGTACGCTGGCGCGCTACTACGCCCGCATGACGAGCCGCTGCACGCCGTTTGGCCTGTTTGCGGGCTGCTCGGTCGTGAACTGGGGCGAGGAAAGCCGCATTGAGCTGGCCAGCCAGCATAACACCCGCCATACCCGCCTGGATATGCACTACCTGTGCGCCCTAGCCTTCCAGCTGTCGGAAATGGACGTGGTGAAGCAGCGGATTCGCTATTTTCCCAATACCAGCCTGTACCAGATCGGGGAGGAAATCCGCTACATCGAATACCACTACCAGCAGGAGGAGCGCGTGCACCAGATCAGCTCGGCGGCGGCTTCCCCCTACATGCAGCAGGTTATCGACGGCTGCCAGGCTGGCCTCACGCGCCTGGCCATAGCCCACCTGCTAACCGACGACGACAACGAGCTGGCCGAGGCCCTGGAATACGTGGACGAGCTGATCCGGGCGCAGGTGCTGATCAGTGAGCTGGAGCCGACCGTCACGGGCCCCGAGTTTTACCACCACATTCAGGCCGTGCTCAGTCGCCTGAACGAGAGTGCGCCCGATGCCTCCCTGCAAGCCCTGCAACAGGTATTGCAACACGTGCAGGAGCATCTGGACGCGCTGGATCAGAACCCGGCCAACCCGGCCGCCGCGTACCAGCAAATCGTGCGGGTGCTGGAGCCGCTGGGCATTCCGATTCAGAAAAACAAGCTGTTCCAGACCGACTCCATCCGGGGCGTGACCAGCACCTCGGCGCTGGGCCGGCACGTGCAGCAGGAGCTGCTACAGGCGCTGGAGGTGCTGCGTCATATTACCTCGCCCTCCAAAAACGAGCGGCTGGAAAATTTCAAAGAGCGGTTTCACGCCCGCTACGAAGGGCAGGCGGTGCCGCTGCTCGAAGCTCTCGACAACGAAAGCGGCCTGCGCTACTCCGATTTTGGCAAAAGCACCTACTCGCCATTGGTGCACGACCTGGCCCTAGCCGCGCAGGGCGGCCCCGGGCGGGCCTTGCGCCAGAATGAGGTGCAGCATTTCATGTACCAGAAGCTGCGCGAAGCCGACCGTAACCGCCAGTACAGCGTGGCCATTACCCGGGACGAGGTGCGGCATTTTCCGCATTCGGCCGTGCCGCTGCCGCCCTCGGTGCCCATCATGTTCCGGGTGCTGGACGAAGGGCAGCTGCTGCTCGAAACCGTGGGGGGCTCCAGCGCCGTGAATCTGCTGGGCCGGTTTGCCCACGCTGACAGTGGTATTGAGCAGGTAATCCGGGATATAACCACCCAGGAGCAGGCCCAGAATCCCGCCGTCCGGTTTGCCGAAATCTGCCACCTGCCGGTGAGCCGCGTGGGCAACATTCTGATGCGGCCGGCTTTCCGGGAGCTGGAAATTCCGTACCTGGCCCAGTCGGGAGCCCCGGCCAGCGGCCAGGTTCGTCTGCAGGACCTGCTGCTCTCGATGCAGGGCAACCAGCTGGTGCTTCGTTCCCGGCTGACCAACCAGATCATCGTGCCCCGCCTGAGCACGGCCCACAACTACAGCAAGTATGCGCTGCCGGTCTACGAGTTTCTCTGCGACCTGCAAACCCAGGGCTTGCAACCCAGTCTGGGCTTTTCCTGGACTTCCGTGTCGCTATACGCCCGGTTTCTGCCCCGCCTCACCTACCAGAACGTCATCCTGCAGGCCGCGTCCTGGCAGTTCGACAAAGCGGACCTGGAGCCGCTGCTGGTGGCTTCGGCCGCCGAAGCTGCCCTACGCTTTCAGGAGTTTCGGAACCGCTGGCAGCTGCCGCGCTTTTTCACCCTGGCCGACGGCGACAATGAGCTGCTGGTCGACGCCGAAAACGACACCACCGTGCAGGTCTGGCTGGATGCTATCCGGCGCCGGCCCTCCATCAAGCTCAAGGAGTTTCTGCTGGCCACCGATACCAGTCCCGTGCGCGACGCGGCGGGCCGCGCCTACGCCCACCAGCTGGTAGCCCTGCTCGTGCGCGATGCTCCCTGCTACACCAGCCGCGGCAAAACCGACGTGGGCGAGCAGCCCGGCGTGGCGCGGGAGTTTTCCCTGGGTTCCGAATGGCTGTACTACAAGTTCTACTGCGGGCAGAAAGTGGCCGACCGCATCCTGACGGAGGTTATCCGGCCGCTGACGGAGGAGCTGCTAAGCCAGGGCCTGATCGACAAGTGGTTTTTCATCCGCTACGCCGACCCCGACAACCACATCCGGCTGCGCCTGCACCTGCCCGACGTGAAGCGCATCGGCGAAATCGTGTACCTGGTCAACACCTTCGTGCAGCCCTGCACCAACAACGGCTACATCTGGAAAACCCAGATCGATACCTACCGCCGGGAGCTGGAGCGCTACGGGCACCGCACGATGGAGCTGTCGGAGTCGCTGTTTTTTGAGGATAGCCGGGCCGTGCTGACAATTCTGGAAGAAGCCGGCAACGACGACAACGCCACGCCCTGGATCTGGGGGCTGCGGCAGATCAACGCCCTGCTCGACGCCTTCGACTGCACCCTGCCCCAGAAGCTGGCGCTGCTGCACGGGCTGAAGGAAAGCTTTGCCCAGGAATTCGGGATGGACAAAACCCTGAAGCTGCAGCTCGACGCCAAATACCGCAGCTTCCGCTCGGCTATTCAGCGCACCCTGCACGAAGAAGATTTTCTGGGGGCCGCCAACCGGCACATGCGCACCATTGCCTGCCAAATCAACGAGGTAGAGCGCCAAGGCGAGCTGGACGTGGACAAGGGCCAGCTGCTGGGGAGCTATATCCACATGCTGCTCAACCGGCTGATTCCGGTGGATGCCCGCCTGCACGAAATGGTGCTCTACGACTTCCTGCACCGGCAGTACCAGTCGCAGCAGGCCATGCAGAAAGTGGGGTAG
- a CDS encoding nucleoside/nucleotide kinase family protein, with translation MVHLIGLSGKRGSGKDTVARLIQQLQPERHWQILSFGDAIKAVCATLAGEGAAPYYSQTGKAELLPDFGRTRGEMLQQVGAALRGWDYEIWVKAFFARLPPGQCVLVPDVRFPNEAQPILDRGGLMLRVEGDPLRQQGDGTRDDTHPSETVMDTYEQFTTVLHNTGSREALRRQVEQLVLPLLP, from the coding sequence ATGGTTCACCTTATCGGCCTTTCCGGCAAGCGCGGCAGCGGCAAAGACACCGTGGCCCGCCTGATTCAGCAGTTGCAGCCCGAGCGCCACTGGCAGATTCTGTCTTTTGGCGACGCCATCAAGGCCGTGTGCGCCACGCTGGCCGGCGAAGGCGCCGCCCCCTACTACAGCCAGACGGGCAAGGCCGAGCTGCTGCCCGATTTCGGCCGTACCCGCGGCGAAATGCTGCAGCAGGTGGGCGCCGCCCTGCGCGGCTGGGACTACGAAATCTGGGTGAAAGCCTTTTTTGCCCGCCTGCCGCCCGGCCAGTGCGTGCTCGTGCCCGACGTGCGCTTTCCCAACGAGGCCCAGCCCATTCTGGACCGGGGCGGCCTGATGCTGCGCGTGGAAGGCGACCCGCTCCGCCAGCAGGGCGACGGAACCCGCGACGATACCCACCCCAGCGAAACGGTGATGGACACTTACGAGCAGTTTACCACGGTGCTCCACAATACCGGCAGCCGCGAGGCGCTGCGCCGGCAGGTAGAGCAGCTGGTGCTGCCCCTGCTACCGTAG